The Equus asinus isolate D_3611 breed Donkey chromosome 22, EquAss-T2T_v2, whole genome shotgun sequence genome has a segment encoding these proteins:
- the LOC139041538 gene encoding apomucin-like, producing GASGEGSGTTGVSAEGSRTPGPSSGLTGTAGPSSPGGSGATRVSAEGSGTSGSPAGASGTTGQPVVGPETTGSSAVGSGTTGPAAEVTGSRGAASGAPRSPGPSAEASATTRPAPGGSGTSGPSAQGSATTGPSSSGPRESTAAAAGSAGTSGPTAGVTVASGPAPGGSGTTGPSAEVSGARGLSTGGPGTTGAAAQGSGTSGTLPGATGTTGPPPGGVGEQCTTCRGIRGNRPTSSRVRDNWIISWKLRTNRTIVGGVRDRQTLVWSD from the exons GGAGCTTCAGGTgaagggtcagggacaactggagtCTCAGCCGAGGGCTCAAGGACGCCTGGACCGTCGTCTGGGTTGACAGGGACAGCTGGCCCGTCGTCACCAGGAGGATCAGGAGCAACTCGGGTATCAGCTGAGGGATCAGGGACAAGCGGGTCACCAGCTGGAGCATCAGGGACCACGGGACAGCCCGTCGTAGGCCCGGAGACGACTGGGTCATCTGCGGTAGGGTCAGGGACAACCGGACCCGCAGCGGAAGTCACGGGGTCAAGGGGAGCAGCAAGTGGAGCACCACGGAGCCCAGGACCATCAGCGGAAGCGTCAGCAACCACCCGACCAGCCCCAGGAGGGTCAGGAACAAGCGGACCGTCGGCACAGGGATCCGCGACCACGGGGCCGTCGTCTTCAGGCCCGAGGGAGTCaacggcagcagcagctggaagtgCAGGAACCAGTGGGCCAACAGCCGGAGTCACCGTGGCGAGCGGACCAGCACCGGGAGGATCAGGGACCACGGGACCCTCGGCTGAGGTGTCAGGGGCAAGAGGACTGTCCACCGGGGGCCCCGGGACCACTGGAGCGGCAGCTCAAGGATCAGGGACAAGTGGCACAttgcctggagccacagggacAACCGGGCCCCCGCCGGGAGG GGTCGGAGAGCAGTGCACCACCTGTCGTGGCATCAGGGGCAACCGGCCCACCAGCTcaagggtcagggacaactggatCATCAGCTGGAAGCTCAGGACCAACCGGACCATCGTCGGAGGTGTCCGGGACCGCCAGACCCTCGTCTGGAGCGACTGA
- the LOC139041539 gene encoding apomucin-like, with product GLTGTAGPSSPGGSGATRVSAEGSGTSGSPAGASGTTGQPVVGPETTGSSAVGSGTTGPAAEVTGSRGAASGAPRSPGPSAEASATTRPAPGGSGTSGPSAQGSATTGPSSSGPRESTAAAAGSAGTSGPTAGVTVASGPAPGGSGTTGPSAEVSGARGLSTGGPGTTGAAAQGSGTRATGPPAQGSGTTGSSAGSSGPTGPSSEVSGTARPSSGATETPGPSPGGSGTTGAAAGRGATTGPGAGVSATTGPAAEGSGSTAAPVAGSRTTGPPAGRSGTSGPTAGVTGATGPATAASRTAGPPAEGAKGNWTTSGRVPDSWTISPRIGSAWNLSGAIGDHRASRDPWSLRWRVRDDRTVRGKAGDNRVVGWKVRSNAAIRWRHRGYGTGNRRARDLKAVSWSVRDSWAKSQSNGHRWPICRRVRGDWLGCGGNRDNWSFRVRDNRTRSGSHGVKGSSKWSTTEPRTISGSVSNHPTSPRRVRNKRTVGTGIRDHGAVVFRPEGVNGSSSWKCRNQGKRTVHRGPRDHWSGSSRIRDKWHIAWSHRDNRAPAGRVSHKWSPSGRISDHWVISRRARDQRAVFGRVGEQCTTCRGIRGNRPTSSRVRDNWIISWKLRTNRTIVGGVRDRQTLVWSD from the exons GGGTTGACAGGGACAGCTGGCCCGTCGTCACCAGGAGGATCAGGAGCAACTCGGGTATCAGCTGAGGGATCAGGGACAAGCGGGTCACCAGCTGGAGCATCAGGGACCACGGGACAGCCCGTCGTAGGCCCGGAGACGACTGGGTCATCTGCGGTAGGGTCAGGGACAACCGGACCCGCAGCGGAAGTCACGGGGTCAAGGGGAGCAGCAAGTGGAGCACCACGGAGCCCAGGACCATCAGCGGAAGCGTCAGCAACCACCCGACCAGCCCCAGGAGGGTCAGGAACAAGCGGACCGTCGGCACAGGGATCCGCGACCACGGGGCCGTCGTCTTCAGGCCCGAGGGAGTCaacggcagcagcagctggaagtgCAGGAACCAGTGGGCCAACAGCCGGAGTCACCGTGGCGAGCGGACCAGCACCGGGAGGATCAGGGACCACGGGACCCTCGGCTGAGGTGTCAGGGGCAAGAGGACTGTCCACCGGGGGCCCCGGGACCACTGGAGCGGCAGCTCAAGGATCAGGGACAA GGGCAACCGGCCCACCAGCTcaagggtcagggacaactggatCATCAGCTGGAAGCTCAGGACCAACCGGACCATCGTCGGAGGTGTCCGGGACCGCCAGACCCTCGTCTGGAGCGACTGAGACACCTGGACCATCACCCGGAGGATCCGGAACCACTGGAGCAGCAGCTGGCCGAGGGGCGACAacagggccgggggccggggtatcggcgaccacagggccagcagctgagggatCAGGAAGCACCGCTGCGCCTGTCGCGGGCTCCAGGACAACTGGGCCGCCAGCCGGAAGGTCAGGAACAAGTGGGCCAACGGCTGGGGTCACAGGGGCAACCGGACCAGCCACGGCCGCGTCGCGGACCGCAGGACCACCCGCTGAAGG GGCCAAGGGCAACTGGaccaccagtgggagagtccCCGACAGCTGGACCATCAGCCCCCGCATCGGGAGCGCCTGGAACCTCAGCGGGGCGATtggagaccacagggccagcag ggacccctggagcctccgCTGGAGGGTCCGGGACGACCGGACCGTCAGAGGCAAGGCCGGGGACAACCGCGTCGTCGGGTGGAAGGTCCGAAGCAACGCGGCCATCCGCTGGAGACACAGGGGCTACGGGACCGGCAACCGGAGGGCCCGGGACCTCAAGGCCGTCAGCTGGAGCGTCAGAGACTCCTGGGCCAAGAGCCAGAGTAACGGGCACCGGTGGCCCATCTGTCGTCGGGTCCGAGGCGACTGGCTCGGCTGCGGTGGGAACAGGGACAACTGGAGCTTCAG GGTCAGGGACAACCGGACCCGCAGCGGAAGTCACGGGGTCAAGGGGAGCAGCAAGTGGAGCACCACGGAGCCCAGGACCATCAGCGGAAGCGTCAGCAACCACCCGACCAGCCCCAGGAGGGTCAGGAACAAGCGGACCGTCGGCACAGGGATCCGCGACCACGGGGCCGTCGTCTTCAGGCCCGAGGGAGTCaacggcagcagcagctggaagtgCAGGAACCA GGGCAAGAGGACTGTCCACCGGGGGCCCCGGGACCACTGGAGCGGCAGCTCAAGGATCAGGGACAAGTGGCACAttgcctggagccacagggacAACCGGGCCCCCGCCGGGAGGGTTAGCCACAAGTGGAGCCCCAGCGGAAGGATCAGCGACCACTGGGTCATCAGCCGGCGCGCCAGGGACCAGCGGGCCGTCTTCGGTAGGGTCGGAGAGCAGTGCACCACCTGTCGTGGCATCAGGGGCAACCGGCCCACCAGCTcaagggtcagggacaactggatCATCAGCTGGAAGCTCAGGACCAACCGGACCATCGTCGGAGGTGTCCGGGACCGCCAGACCCTCGTCTGGAGCGACTGA